The following are encoded in a window of Elusimicrobiota bacterium genomic DNA:
- a CDS encoding fatty acid desaturase — protein sequence MAVPNTFAPKLDVSYTQVDALPKIAKLHAYAQPSTGRSVWQIINTAVPFGLMWFIAYKSLAYSYWITLLLTVPTTLLVIRLFIIQHDAGHGSFFSSRKANDFVGFWIGVLTLSPYQYWQKTHAIHHATSGNLDKRGFGDIDLLTVTEYKGLSRWGQFKYRMYRHPLTMFIVGPFLQFGLVHRLPLNIPKSWKREWKSVHLTNLALLVVGLVAWQTIGFKNFLLVQVPITFLSCVMGSWLFYIQHQYEDTYWRRDNEWDYFEASVKGSSYYVLPKILQWFTGSIGLHHIHHYNSRIPNYRLQKCFDENPEFQNVTRLTLWSSLKCIPLALWNEQTQKLVSFRSL from the coding sequence ATGGCCGTTCCTAATACGTTTGCACCCAAGTTGGATGTTTCTTACACGCAGGTGGATGCGCTTCCCAAAATCGCAAAACTGCACGCCTACGCACAACCCAGCACTGGAAGAAGCGTTTGGCAAATCATCAACACCGCGGTGCCCTTTGGCCTCATGTGGTTTATCGCCTATAAAAGTTTGGCCTATTCTTATTGGATCACACTTCTCTTGACGGTTCCCACCACACTTCTTGTCATCCGATTGTTCATCATTCAACACGACGCCGGACATGGTTCTTTCTTTAGTTCACGGAAAGCCAACGATTTCGTAGGGTTTTGGATAGGTGTTTTAACGTTGTCCCCCTACCAATATTGGCAAAAAACCCACGCCATTCACCACGCCACTTCCGGAAATTTAGACAAACGGGGCTTTGGTGACATTGATTTGTTAACCGTAACCGAATACAAAGGCCTGTCCCGATGGGGGCAATTCAAATACCGAATGTACCGCCATCCCCTCACCATGTTCATCGTGGGTCCTTTCTTACAATTTGGTCTTGTTCACCGGCTCCCCCTCAACATTCCTAAATCCTGGAAACGTGAATGGAAAAGTGTTCACCTCACGAACCTCGCCCTCTTGGTCGTGGGACTCGTGGCCTGGCAAACCATTGGTTTCAAGAATTTTTTATTGGTACAGGTTCCCATCACTTTCTTGTCCTGTGTGATGGGGTCGTGGTTGTTTTACATCCAACATCAATACGAAGACACCTATTGGCGACGGGACAATGAATGGGATTATTTTGAAGCGTCCGTGAAAGGAAGTTCCTACTACGTTTTACCGAAAATACTCCAATGGTTCACCGGAAGCATTGGCCTCCACCACATCCATCACTACAACAGTCGGATCCCCAACTACCGCCTGCAAAAATGTTTTGACGAAAACCCGGAATTCCAAAACGTCACCCGCCTTACACTCTGGAGCAGCTTGAAATGCATCCCCCTCGCTCTCTGGAACGAACAAACCCAAAAACTAGTTTCCTTTCGGTCTCTGTAA
- a CDS encoding methyltransferase domain-containing protein — MSLRQWTIQFVTRLVAWTHRWQTVVVRDSERKVNLGSGFQVAKGWIHMDASLNSFFARFPRVVLRLVYRVSGERENHSFATFEEILKSHRFVHHDVHYGLPFENNSLENVYSSHFLEHLNSNDGLVLLKEIHRVLRPKGRVRICVPDLEYVFRLYHGGEKEQALSYFFVPPHFGPLLHHKSMYDFEMLFSHLEKAGFSQIKQCRFQEGKTPDLAFLDNRPEETLYVEAIKN, encoded by the coding sequence ATGAGTTTGCGTCAATGGACGATTCAATTCGTGACTCGCTTGGTGGCCTGGACTCATCGGTGGCAGACAGTGGTTGTGAGGGATTCCGAACGAAAGGTGAATCTGGGATCCGGGTTTCAGGTGGCCAAAGGATGGATTCACATGGACGCGAGTCTGAATAGTTTTTTTGCCCGGTTCCCGCGCGTGGTGTTGCGGCTTGTTTACAGGGTATCCGGTGAACGAGAAAACCATTCTTTTGCAACTTTTGAAGAGATCCTAAAGAGTCATCGGTTTGTCCATCATGACGTCCACTATGGGCTCCCTTTTGAGAATAACTCGTTAGAGAATGTCTACTCTTCCCATTTTTTGGAACATTTGAACTCAAACGATGGCTTGGTGTTGCTCAAGGAAATTCACCGGGTTCTTCGACCGAAAGGGCGCGTTCGAATCTGTGTGCCTGATTTGGAATATGTCTTTCGACTCTATCACGGGGGGGAAAAGGAACAAGCGTTGTCTTATTTCTTTGTTCCGCCCCATTTTGGCCCTCTGCTTCATCACAAGAGCATGTATGATTTTGAAATGCTTTTCTCCCATTTAGAAAAAGCGGGTTTTTCGCAAATAAAGCAATGTCGTTTTCAAGAGGGGAAGACACCGGATTTGGCGTTTCTGGACAACCGTCCGGAAGAGACGCTCTATGTGGAAGCCATTAAAAACTAG
- a CDS encoding methyltransferase domain-containing protein: protein MTEPTDSFMEHVMDFEHGVSEKFLNTLRCPVCQGALGFHSSVAKGACVSKGSLGCSPCGRNYPIEDGIPHLFVEWVLPAPGSDHPFPQYLLSPAHLQERAKKVGADRIVLSRTIDPRGFFHRKLQTPLTILRLFLWFGVVAALFLGDTPLLFFFGSGFVLDFVLMAYSKRRQYKFELAQLLAFARKGVLHEKDITVSIPDAAEPDFHGRVENRTEEIESVLTGWPFQGKEVLHVGCGGENEGDINSVYLNRGAKLTGLDVFAPGLKTFKKRFKSEGVLAEALRIPFRNEQFDFSNGTDIIEHVHDPFRFLEENWRVLRPGGGLLLITPNRCRARRGLGFVNPFLFFQGVLGHFYPSTLPPLELMCRHRDFIFFHTSFSQKELTTMLTRAGFLIDWVGIKAYRGPGKRFRKKLERIPFLHTLNDSLFVLARKPQVRS from the coding sequence ATGACGGAGCCTACTGATTCTTTTATGGAACATGTCATGGATTTTGAACATGGGGTTTCGGAAAAGTTTTTAAACACACTTCGATGTCCTGTTTGTCAAGGTGCATTGGGGTTTCATTCTTCTGTGGCGAAAGGGGCGTGCGTTTCTAAGGGTTCGTTGGGATGCTCTCCCTGCGGTCGAAACTATCCGATTGAGGACGGGATACCGCACTTGTTTGTGGAATGGGTTTTACCTGCACCCGGGAGCGATCATCCCTTTCCCCAGTATCTTCTTTCCCCGGCACATCTTCAAGAGCGGGCGAAAAAGGTAGGCGCGGACAGGATCGTTCTCTCTCGCACGATTGATCCAAGAGGCTTCTTTCACCGGAAACTCCAAACGCCCTTAACGATTCTTCGACTCTTCCTTTGGTTCGGGGTGGTGGCGGCTTTGTTCCTAGGGGATACGCCGCTTCTTTTCTTCTTTGGATCAGGATTTGTTCTTGATTTCGTGTTGATGGCCTATTCCAAGCGGCGTCAATATAAATTCGAATTGGCTCAACTCCTGGCTTTCGCTCGGAAAGGAGTTTTGCATGAAAAGGATATCACGGTCTCCATCCCTGATGCCGCCGAGCCGGATTTTCATGGGCGGGTTGAAAATCGAACGGAAGAGATCGAATCCGTTCTCACGGGCTGGCCCTTTCAGGGGAAAGAGGTCCTTCATGTGGGGTGTGGGGGTGAAAACGAGGGGGATATCAATTCGGTGTATTTAAATCGTGGTGCTAAATTAACGGGTTTGGATGTTTTCGCCCCGGGGCTTAAAACGTTTAAAAAACGATTTAAGAGTGAAGGGGTTTTGGCGGAAGCGTTGCGAATTCCTTTCCGGAACGAACAATTCGATTTTTCCAATGGGACGGACATTATCGAGCACGTCCACGACCCCTTTCGTTTTTTAGAGGAAAATTGGCGGGTATTGCGTCCCGGGGGGGGGCTCCTCCTCATCACGCCCAATCGATGTCGGGCTCGTCGTGGCCTGGGTTTTGTAAACCCTTTCCTATTCTTTCAAGGGGTGTTGGGCCACTTTTATCCTTCAACGCTCCCTCCTTTGGAACTCATGTGTCGGCATCGGGATTTCATTTTCTTTCACACGTCTTTCTCTCAAAAAGAATTGACCACGATGCTGACGCGCGCTGGATTTCTTATCGATTGGGTGGGAATTAAGGCTTATCGCGGTCCGGGAAAGCGATTCCGGAAAAAACTAGAACGTATTCCTTTTCTGCACACTTTAAATGACTCTCTTTTTGTGTTGGCACGGAAACCCCAGGTGCGTTCATGA
- a CDS encoding response regulator transcription factor has translation MTASLLLVEDDPGMAAMTRRVLVQAGYHVTVAVSAEEGLSLIQQSQPDLVISDLQLPGITGLKMCEILKGNKATASLSFILVTVLGKTQEKVLGLRTGADDYLTKPYEPQELLARVEAVLRRSRDAGQVQTCYRLGDLLVDASRREVTLKGRPITLRRKEYELLLTFIRKPGRLWTREALVSSLWGDDVVVTPNTLEAHIKNLRAGLGSCGKWIETLVGEGYRFNDRSS, from the coding sequence GTGACCGCCTCCCTCCTGTTGGTGGAAGACGATCCGGGGATGGCGGCCATGACGCGACGGGTTTTGGTTCAGGCTGGTTATCATGTGACGGTTGCAGTTTCGGCGGAGGAGGGCCTTTCTCTCATCCAACAAAGCCAACCCGACCTGGTGATTTCGGATCTTCAACTTCCCGGCATTACCGGTCTGAAAATGTGTGAGATTTTGAAAGGGAACAAGGCCACCGCCTCCCTTTCCTTTATTTTGGTAACGGTGTTAGGAAAAACACAGGAAAAAGTTTTGGGATTGCGAACGGGGGCTGATGATTATTTAACCAAACCTTACGAACCCCAGGAACTCTTGGCGCGTGTTGAGGCGGTATTGCGGCGCTCGCGTGACGCGGGACAGGTTCAAACGTGCTACCGCCTGGGGGATCTCCTGGTCGATGCTTCTCGTCGTGAGGTTACCCTTAAAGGCCGTCCCATCACCTTGCGACGCAAGGAATACGAACTCCTTCTCACCTTCATTCGAAAACCCGGACGACTTTGGACACGGGAAGCGCTCGTTTCCTCGCTCTGGGGGGACGATGTGGTGGTGACCCCCAATACACTGGAAGCCCACATTAAAAATCTGCGGGCTGGTCTCGGGTCGTGTGGAAAGTGGATTGAAACCTTGGTGGGGGAAGGATACCGCTTCAACGACCGTTCGAGCTAA
- a CDS encoding peptide chain release factor-like protein: MAPISSGAWKALNARLERLGVFEADLEERFVRSGGPGGQNVNKVSSCVLLVHVPSGATVRCQEDRSQTLNRYRARQRLAENLEEKLLGAASAKRQAVERIRRQKRRRGRRSKEKMLAAKRHTAERKENRRPPNLSEI, translated from the coding sequence ATGGCCCCGATTTCTTCAGGTGCTTGGAAAGCGTTGAACGCCCGTCTGGAACGGTTGGGGGTGTTTGAAGCGGATTTGGAAGAACGGTTTGTCCGATCGGGGGGACCGGGGGGGCAAAACGTCAATAAGGTTTCCAGTTGCGTCCTGTTGGTCCATGTTCCTTCCGGCGCCACCGTTCGGTGTCAGGAAGATCGATCCCAAACGCTCAACCGTTATCGGGCCCGCCAGCGGTTGGCGGAAAATTTAGAAGAGAAACTGTTGGGGGCGGCGAGCGCCAAGCGTCAGGCGGTCGAACGAATTCGACGTCAAAAACGCCGCCGGGGTCGTCGCTCAAAAGAAAAAATGCTCGCGGCCAAACGGCATACCGCCGAACGGAAAGAAAACCGTCGCCCCCCGAATTTGTCCGAAATCTGA
- a CDS encoding PorV/PorQ family protein, with product MKKEILLVSMVIGWVGGFGSLAQAGRTDSFEFLRLPTGARTSALGGAGVAEATGLAGIQINPAGLGRIWRDEVSLSGARWIDDVDVQNLGFAHPFMAGGALAGGLTTLSYGDIPGYSPTGGSEGNVNARDTATRLGYGRNFGSRWAWGVQGTYAQEQLAGTSAHALVLDGGGLWSPARQGPLKTLTFGAAFRHWGQNPKFQGKNESLPRSLQAGVNFRPFFEGLSVSVDGLFPAGQSPSLVAGVEYWARDAAAFRVGFNGREAREGSGVTLGLGFRAWDLDVDYGYVPLGALGEIHHLGITYRFGNMAEKHYARGVVSLQSKDYAQAVIHFARAISKNPDHRRALIGLRDANALLQKQNITLTP from the coding sequence ATGAAAAAAGAAATCCTTCTCGTGTCCATGGTCATCGGTTGGGTGGGTGGCTTTGGTTCCCTGGCTCAGGCGGGACGAACCGACTCGTTTGAATTTCTACGGCTTCCTACGGGCGCGCGTACCTCCGCTCTGGGCGGTGCGGGTGTGGCAGAGGCTACGGGTTTGGCGGGGATTCAAATCAATCCGGCGGGCCTGGGCCGAATATGGCGGGACGAAGTTTCCTTGAGCGGGGCCCGATGGATCGACGATGTGGACGTTCAGAATCTGGGATTCGCCCATCCCTTTATGGCCGGTGGGGCTCTGGCGGGAGGACTGACCACCCTGAGTTATGGGGACATCCCTGGGTATAGCCCCACCGGGGGGTCCGAAGGGAATGTGAACGCCCGGGATACCGCCACTCGATTGGGGTATGGGAGGAACTTTGGGTCCCGTTGGGCGTGGGGAGTTCAGGGAACCTACGCCCAGGAACAATTGGCGGGCACCAGTGCCCACGCGCTTGTTTTAGATGGGGGAGGTCTTTGGTCTCCCGCCCGTCAGGGGCCCTTGAAGACGTTAACGTTCGGAGCTGCCTTTCGTCATTGGGGGCAAAATCCAAAATTCCAGGGTAAAAATGAGTCTTTGCCCCGTTCCCTTCAAGCCGGAGTGAATTTTCGACCCTTTTTTGAAGGGCTAAGCGTTTCCGTGGATGGGCTCTTTCCGGCGGGGCAGAGTCCGTCCCTGGTCGCGGGGGTGGAATATTGGGCGCGTGATGCGGCGGCGTTCCGGGTGGGATTTAATGGGCGTGAGGCTCGCGAAGGCAGTGGGGTGACCCTCGGGTTAGGTTTTCGGGCTTGGGACTTGGACGTTGACTATGGGTATGTTCCCCTTGGGGCACTGGGTGAAATTCATCACCTGGGGATAACGTATCGCTTTGGAAACATGGCGGAAAAACATTACGCTCGCGGGGTGGTTAGTTTGCAATCCAAAGATTACGCCCAAGCCGTGATCCATTTTGCCCGGGCCATTTCTAAAAATCCAGACCATCGGCGCGCGCTTATTGGTCTGCGGGACGCCAACGCCCTCCTCCAAAAACAGAACATCACCCTTACCCCATGA
- a CDS encoding HAMP domain-containing histidine kinase: protein MTLRTRFMLYVAGLTVGSFVLYAGALSWTQREILEQEQDRANREESGRWTLLCEQSVLSKDEITLIHYVRELLHSDDVRWASFLATDGRVMMHTELSLKNSVAIDAISHWARGLDRPGHRVFPETEGTPLVVYAGPVNRGGERVGVALLAFDGRGQKDRVHTALAASLQRFGGATVVCLVIGVLVSMGVARGLVWPLNELTLAVRRLGRGDWGAKPSVTRRDEIGELASAFREMSRRLAKLDELKDEFVATVSHDLRNPLGAITMATKYLMDPPAPLSKESHQQILATILVSTARLRNMVDNILDAAKIKQGLLDSLTEDFSMNKVIRELRDLFRSQAEEFDRDFRLVTTDDLPLVRGDESQTYRILSNLLSNAFKFTSSGDAITLSAEATPPGAVTVTVSDTGPGIPARDLPHLFHRFKTAENAGRDVKKQQGTGLGLAIALSLTEAQGGQLTVSSEQDQGTTFRFTLPQSHPT, encoded by the coding sequence GTGACTCTCCGGACGCGGTTCATGCTCTACGTGGCGGGATTGACGGTTGGATCTTTCGTTCTTTACGCGGGGGCTTTGTCCTGGACCCAACGGGAAATTTTAGAGCAAGAACAGGATCGTGCCAACCGCGAAGAAAGCGGACGGTGGACTCTCCTGTGCGAACAATCGGTTCTTTCTAAAGATGAAATTACGCTCATTCATTACGTTCGTGAACTTCTTCATTCGGACGATGTCCGTTGGGCTTCATTTCTCGCGACGGATGGGCGGGTGATGATGCATACGGAATTAAGCTTGAAAAATAGCGTGGCGATCGATGCGATCAGTCATTGGGCCCGCGGGTTGGACCGTCCTGGCCACCGCGTTTTTCCTGAGACGGAAGGGACGCCCCTGGTGGTTTACGCGGGACCGGTGAACCGGGGGGGGGAACGGGTGGGCGTGGCCCTATTGGCGTTTGATGGTCGGGGCCAGAAAGACCGTGTCCACACGGCGTTGGCGGCCTCGTTGCAACGGTTCGGGGGGGCCACGGTTGTCTGTTTGGTCATTGGTGTTTTGGTTTCCATGGGAGTGGCGCGGGGTTTGGTGTGGCCTTTAAATGAGCTCACCCTCGCTGTCCGTCGATTGGGGAGGGGGGATTGGGGGGCGAAACCCTCTGTGACCCGGCGGGATGAAATAGGCGAGTTGGCTTCGGCTTTCAGAGAAATGTCCCGCCGCTTGGCCAAACTTGACGAGTTGAAGGACGAATTTGTGGCCACGGTCTCCCATGATTTACGCAATCCTTTGGGGGCCATCACGATGGCCACGAAGTATCTGATGGACCCGCCGGCGCCCCTTTCTAAAGAATCCCACCAACAAATATTGGCCACGATTCTCGTGAGCACCGCTCGACTTCGAAACATGGTCGATAATATTTTAGACGCCGCTAAAATCAAACAGGGTCTTTTGGACTCTTTAACTGAGGATTTCTCAATGAACAAAGTGATTCGAGAACTCCGCGATCTTTTTCGGTCCCAGGCGGAAGAATTTGATAGAGATTTTCGATTGGTGACCACGGACGATTTGCCTCTGGTTCGGGGGGATGAATCCCAAACCTACCGAATATTGTCTAATCTCTTGTCCAATGCGTTTAAGTTCACCTCCTCAGGAGATGCCATCACCCTGTCGGCCGAGGCGACCCCTCCCGGGGCCGTGACCGTGACGGTTTCCGATACCGGTCCCGGTATTCCGGCCCGGGACCTTCCCCATTTGTTCCATCGTTTCAAAACCGCCGAGAACGCTGGAAGGGATGTGAAAAAACAACAGGGTACCGGGTTGGGCCTCGCCATTGCCCTCTCCCTCACCGAAGCCCAAGGGGGCCAGTTGACCGTTAGTTCAGAGCAGGATCAAGGAACCACTTTTCGTTTTACACTTCCCCAGAGTCACCCCACGTGA
- a CDS encoding fibronectin type III domain-containing protein, which produces MKRIRQGQVLLGAFVLGILLTTPAASCVYLSTAPFSLVNEMGLTLHWGSLCSTGTVQYSQVDDDPAFLSPFTLATFNPPTVFGSTIPLLPNTLYYAQVSTLASMAGSVALGSTRTLANLPLALPVSVVSTTQLQPQWGQNGNPLGTLYEIQTTSDGFTTVIETTATMNTDIIFNGFSPNTTYSFQVRAVNTDGNQTSFVSLGSTATAAEVPGMTVPRYSHLTVQGFRLHWTSGAVIGNPPDTVYEAQLSPVSGFSHGLVSTSTAQLYADFNGLAEGTTYFARVRAVNREALVTSYQYFGSTGTLPFYNTSGSSGSIQSPDGAVRFTVSSGTFAEDYRLVLSTTPILTPLGSLELPSLIASAESKLEQNPTLPRTPLPGAVAEIRAMDIGGAFLSPHGNVEVRFLYPSADGENVDVGSGTKLRARTLSVYRLNEEKALWVRLPSSRVDLNARSVTVSAPGLGVFSVSGQMDTRLETAYAYPVPFRGERGDSAITFGDLAEVATVRVFSLPGRLIKTLEEKDGDGELVWDVRDEEGDPLSSGVYFYLIESPTDKKRGKLVILR; this is translated from the coding sequence ATGAAAAGAATAAGGCAGGGTCAGGTCCTTCTAGGCGCTTTTGTCCTGGGAATTTTGTTGACGACCCCAGCGGCAAGTTGTGTCTATCTTTCAACAGCCCCATTTTCGTTGGTGAACGAAATGGGCCTAACGCTTCATTGGGGTTCCTTGTGCAGCACGGGTACTGTCCAATACAGTCAGGTGGATGACGACCCGGCTTTCCTTTCTCCGTTCACCCTGGCGACTTTCAACCCGCCCACCGTTTTCGGTTCAACGATCCCGCTTCTCCCCAACACCCTCTATTACGCTCAAGTGTCCACCCTGGCGTCCATGGCGGGCAGCGTCGCGCTGGGCTCTACTCGTACGTTGGCCAATCTTCCCTTGGCGCTTCCAGTGTCTGTTGTTTCCACCACTCAACTGCAACCTCAGTGGGGACAGAACGGGAATCCCCTGGGCACTCTCTATGAAATTCAAACCACTTCGGACGGTTTTACGACAGTTATTGAGACGACCGCCACAATGAACACGGACATCATCTTTAACGGATTTTCTCCCAACACCACCTACAGCTTTCAGGTTCGTGCTGTTAACACTGACGGGAATCAAACCTCCTTCGTTTCGTTGGGATCCACAGCCACCGCGGCAGAGGTTCCGGGAATGACCGTCCCCAGGTATTCCCATTTGACTGTACAGGGTTTCCGTCTTCACTGGACCTCCGGAGCGGTGATAGGAAATCCACCCGACACTGTCTATGAGGCGCAACTTTCCCCCGTGTCCGGATTCAGCCATGGTCTTGTTTCCACGTCAACCGCCCAGCTTTACGCGGATTTTAATGGGTTGGCGGAAGGAACGACCTATTTCGCCCGTGTTCGAGCGGTTAATCGGGAGGCTCTGGTCACCTCGTATCAATATTTTGGTTCCACGGGCACACTCCCTTTCTATAACACCTCGGGGTCCTCTGGATCGATTCAAAGTCCTGACGGCGCTGTGCGTTTCACGGTGTCGTCTGGAACATTCGCGGAGGACTATCGTCTTGTGCTTTCCACCACTCCGATTCTCACGCCGTTGGGGTCTCTGGAGCTTCCCAGCCTGATTGCTTCCGCTGAATCCAAGTTGGAACAAAACCCGACTCTTCCCCGCACCCCTCTCCCGGGCGCCGTCGCGGAAATTCGGGCCATGGACATAGGAGGGGCCTTCCTTTCACCCCACGGGAATGTGGAAGTGCGGTTTCTCTATCCGTCCGCTGACGGTGAAAATGTGGATGTGGGGTCTGGCACGAAACTTCGAGCGCGAACCCTTTCCGTTTACCGATTAAATGAAGAAAAGGCTCTCTGGGTCCGATTGCCCTCCTCTCGCGTGGATCTTAACGCTCGGTCTGTTACCGTGAGCGCCCCTGGGTTGGGTGTGTTCTCTGTTTCGGGTCAAATGGATACCCGTTTAGAAACGGCGTACGCTTATCCGGTCCCTTTTCGAGGGGAACGGGGAGACTCCGCGATCACTTTTGGGGACCTGGCTGAAGTCGCTACCGTCCGTGTCTTTAGTTTGCCGGGGCGGTTGATCAAAACCCTTGAAGAAAAAGATGGGGACGGTGAGCTGGTGTGGGATGTGCGTGATGAGGAAGGGGATCCTCTCTCCAGTGGCGTCTATTTCTATCTCATTGAAAGTCCCACCGACAAGAAACGCGGGAAACTCGTTATTCTCCGGTGA
- a CDS encoding mechanosensitive ion channel, whose translation MIKRRIVVAVILGIGLWGGTLAWGGKSGSAEPVEITHKEESLSMNIAVASQSLKEPLGEVRQRASNLGIKIAFSIALVMGAFLAIRLGLFILNTLSERAARYRFLKKAGPAFQVLVWSATIYVVVVWVFHPQRETLLAFMTASGVAIGFASQDMLKNIFGGLMIVLDRPFQVGDKIKVGEFYGEVVEIGLRTTRIVTPDDNTVSVPNMEIVNKSVSNANSGALDCQVVTEIYLPPQADILIARKIAWEAAITSPHVYLKKPVTVVVVEKPIERRVLTQLKIKAYVLDTRLEFAFSSDVTEAILNEFKKRGWGQNEIVLTPEPFEERPSTGA comes from the coding sequence ATGATTAAGCGTCGAATCGTCGTGGCGGTCATCCTGGGTATCGGTCTGTGGGGAGGGACACTGGCCTGGGGTGGAAAATCCGGATCAGCGGAACCGGTCGAAATCACACACAAAGAAGAATCCCTCTCCATGAACATCGCCGTTGCTTCTCAATCCTTAAAAGAACCGTTGGGAGAAGTGCGTCAACGGGCATCTAACTTAGGGATTAAAATAGCGTTTTCTATCGCGCTGGTCATGGGGGCCTTCCTCGCTATTCGATTGGGTCTCTTCATTTTAAACACGTTATCGGAACGAGCCGCGCGATACCGTTTCTTAAAAAAAGCCGGACCCGCGTTCCAAGTTTTGGTTTGGAGCGCGACAATTTATGTGGTCGTTGTTTGGGTTTTTCATCCTCAACGGGAGACTCTTCTCGCGTTCATGACCGCGTCTGGGGTGGCCATCGGGTTCGCCTCCCAGGACATGTTGAAAAATATTTTTGGTGGGTTAATGATTGTCTTGGATCGACCGTTTCAGGTTGGGGATAAAATAAAAGTTGGGGAGTTTTACGGAGAAGTGGTTGAAATTGGACTTCGAACCACACGCATCGTTACGCCGGACGACAACACCGTCTCGGTTCCCAACATGGAAATCGTGAACAAATCCGTTTCCAACGCCAACTCCGGGGCGTTGGATTGCCAGGTGGTTACCGAGATTTATCTCCCGCCCCAAGCGGACATTCTGATCGCCCGAAAGATCGCCTGGGAAGCCGCCATCACGTCGCCCCACGTCTACCTCAAAAAACCAGTGACCGTTGTCGTTGTGGAAAAACCGATCGAACGGAGGGTTCTGACTCAATTAAAAATAAAAGCCTACGTCTTAGACACCCGTCTCGAATTCGCGTTCTCCTCCGACGTGACGGAGGCCATCCTCAATGAGTTCAAGAAAAGAGGTTGGGGCCAAAATGAAATTGTTCTCACCCCAGAACCTTTTGAAGAAAGGCCCTCCACAGGGGCGTAA
- a CDS encoding sugar transferase — MNSHPVKTKEKPGIPFPRIKSKGDQGNPTGRVSLRPNGATFYGKRFFDVVVSTLLLILLSPFLGIITLAIVLDSPGMPLFRHRRVGWKRRPFWMMKFRTMVHGAEGKRADTFRQLEDAGLDFKLKKDPRLTRLGGFLRKFSLDELPQLINVLLGDMSLVGPRPHSMANFERPFEDEPLKAIWVVDRHQVRPGMTGLWQISGRNNLALAYRIHLDLRYVREGSWAMDLDILLKTFLAVIKHDGAY; from the coding sequence ATGAATTCCCATCCCGTGAAAACAAAGGAGAAGCCCGGGATTCCTTTTCCCAGGATCAAATCAAAGGGAGATCAAGGGAATCCTACTGGGAGGGTCTCCCTTCGTCCGAACGGCGCCACTTTTTACGGTAAACGTTTTTTCGATGTCGTGGTGTCTACTCTTTTGTTGATCCTCTTAAGTCCTTTTTTGGGAATAATCACACTGGCCATTGTTCTTGATTCGCCTGGGATGCCTCTTTTTCGTCATCGCCGTGTGGGATGGAAACGACGTCCGTTTTGGATGATGAAATTCAGAACGATGGTCCACGGGGCCGAAGGAAAACGGGCGGATACCTTTCGCCAGTTGGAAGATGCGGGTTTAGATTTTAAATTGAAAAAAGACCCGCGGTTGACTCGCCTTGGGGGGTTCCTTCGAAAATTCAGTTTGGATGAACTCCCCCAATTGATTAATGTGCTTTTAGGGGACATGAGTTTGGTGGGCCCCCGCCCCCACAGCATGGCCAACTTTGAAAGACCCTTTGAGGATGAACCCCTAAAAGCCATTTGGGTAGTGGACCGACACCAGGTGCGACCAGGAATGACGGGCCTCTGGCAAATCAGTGGTCGCAATAATTTGGCGTTGGCGTACCGAATTCATTTAGATTTACGCTATGTGCGTGAAGGGAGCTGGGCCATGGATCTTGATATTCTTCTTAAAACCTTTCTTGCGGTCATTAAACATGACGGAGCCTACTGA